The following coding sequences lie in one Arachis hypogaea cultivar Tifrunner chromosome 4, arahy.Tifrunner.gnm2.J5K5, whole genome shotgun sequence genomic window:
- the LOC112794163 gene encoding uncharacterized protein, protein MASNTFSPRRKHRNSALTSALHRGIVLSNNTKHYSSVYTSSVNFGRRFPNTDITARKLAAALWQLRFMDVSNHAVASSIPELSNNKGSATKDSLENKPITVLRSRNGLMRELLSPMQHLKRSEQDATLIGDSDSIVTTLVEELHRAQRSIVKLKAAQKSSLENIQEERQKIRAAVDDLKEKLARERRRGMRMESLNEKLTQKLAEARLCWKQFMARYEEEKKERKEERAKLEERYNEMVHLIGCMNMFLESRGANSVELSKLDKANSPSSDHEKRDGRLRHGGGVSMKMNPHVTREIKGCIEWPIGIPKPTCKPIPLEQRVRTQKSQIQNILRSKS, encoded by the exons ATGGCTTCCAACACCTTCTCCCCTAGACGAAAACATCGCAACTCAGCACTCACCTCCGCCTTGCACCGCGGCATCGTTCTCAGCAATAATACTAAACACTACTCCTCCGTCTACACTTCCTCCGTGAATTTCGGACGACGTTTCCCAAACACCGATATCACGGCTAGGAAGCTCGCTGCTGCGTTGTGGCAGTTGCGCTTCATGGATGTATCCAATCACGCCGTTGCTTCCTCCATTCCCGAg CTAAGCAACAATAAAGGAAGTGCCACAAAAGATTCTCTAGAAAACAAGCCAATAACTGTCTTACGTTCAAGAAATGGACTTATGCGTGAA CTCTTATCCCCTATGCAACACCTCAAACGTTCAGAACAGGATGCAACATTAATAGGTGATTCCGACTCAATTGTTACCACGCTAGTAGAAGAACTGCATCGAGCTCAAAGGTCCATCGTTAAGCTTAAAGCTGCACAAAAATCGTCTCTGGAGAATATCCAAGAGGAACGACAGAAGATTCGAGCAGCGGTGGATGACTTGAAGGAGAAGTTAGCCAGGGAAAGAAGGAGGGGGATGAGGATGGAGTCGTTAAATGAGAAACTGACACAAAAACTTGCTGAAGCCAGGTTATGTTGGAAGCAATTCATGGCGAGatatgaagaagaaaagaaagaaagaaaagaagagagggcTAAGCTTGAAGAAAGATATAATGAGATGGTCCATCTGATTGGTTGTATGAACATGTTCTTGGAATCAAGAGGGGCGAATTCTGTTGAACTCAGCAAATTAGATAAAGCGAATAGTCCCTCTAGTGATCATGAAAAGAGAGACGGTAGGTTGAGACATGGTGGAGGAGTAAGCATGAAGATGAATCCACATGTAACACGTGAGATAAAAGGATGCATAGAATGGCCTATAGGAATTCCTAAACCCACTTGCAAGCCTATACCTTTGGAACAAAGAGTTAGAACTCAGAAATCTCAGATACAAAATATACTTAGGTCAAAGTCTTAA
- the LOC112795910 gene encoding uncharacterized protein: MGNCCMVESSVEWAGDDWGSLTTSRHGNLHNSKKNNKVLDEEQDGGLGNVEKEKLLIGALRASSDENGKVKIMISKKELKKLLRAPSSSQHQGSSSSSSSSAEQVLARLIYARDHYDQHDLHHRHWRPALQSIPEN; the protein is encoded by the coding sequence ATGGGAAACTGCTGCATGGTAGAATCTTCAGTGGAATGGGCAGGGGATGATTGGGGTTCATTGACAACATCAAGACATGGTAACCTGCATAATTCAAAGAAGAATAATAAGGTGCTTGATGAAGAACAAGATGGTGGGTTAGGAAACGTGGAGAAGGAGAAGCTTCTTATTGGTGCCTTAAGAGCTTCTTCTGATGAAAATGGAAAAGTCAAGATTATGATTTCCAAGAAGGAGCTTAAGAAGTTGTTGAGAGCACCCTCGTCATCACAACAtcaaggttcttcttcttcttcttcttcttcagcagaaCAAGTTCTTGCTCGATTGATATATGCAAGAGATCACTATGATCAACATGATCTTCACCATAGGCACTGGAGGCCTGCACTTCAGAGCATTCCTGAAAATTAA